AACCATTTTTATAGATAGTCTCAAGTGAGACAGATGAACGTGAAGTCGATATGCTCAAAAAAATTGGATTGCAAATTGTAGCAAAATGTGATGGTTTGCCTCTTGCTATCAAAGTCATGGGAGGACTCCTGTGTCAGAAAGACACAAATGATTGTGCGTGGAAGATGGTTCTAGATGACTCTGTATGGTCGGTATCTGAAATGCCCGAAGAGCTAAACCATGCAGTGTATTTAAGCTATGAAGATTTGCATTCTTGCATCAAACAGTGTTTTCTATACTACTCCCTTCTCCCTAAAACTGCATTGTTCTATAGTGAAAACATCATTGGCATGTGGATTAGTGAAGGATTTGTTCATGGAACCTCAGAAGACTTAGAAGAACTAGGGAAAAAGTACTATAAGGAGTTGATACTGAGGAACCTTATAGAGCCAGATACACAGTACGTTAATCGGTCTGTCTGCAACATGCATGATGTTGTACGATCATTTGCTCAATTTGCGGCGAGAGATGAGGCACTAGCAGCTGGAGATACTAATGTTGTTAACAAGTTTAGGGAAGATAAGTTTCTTCGGTTATCTATAGAAAGCAAATCATCGGAAGATGGGTTGGACTGGAGCTCTATAGAAGCACAAAATACATTGAGAACACTTATATCAGTTGGCCACATAAATATGAAGCCCGGTGATTCTTTGGTAAATTTTCCATGTCTGCGGACTCTGCATATAGATTCTGCACATGCTGCGTTGGTTGAATCATTGCATGAACTCAAGCACCTGAGGTACTTGTCCTTAGAAAAAACAGATATATCTAGTCTGCCAGATAGCATTGGGAAGATGAAGTTCTTACAGTACATTAGCCTTAGAGGATGCAGACAATTTGTTAAACTTCCACATAGCATTTTGAAGTTAGGGCAGCTAAGATATCTTAACTTCATTGAAACAAGTATAAATGGCATACCTAGAGGATTTTCTGCTCTAACAAATTTGAGGGTATTACGTGGGTTCCCAGCCAGGATGGATGGTGATTGGTGCAGTTTGGAAGAGTTGGGTCCTCTTTCTCGGCTCAAGGATCTTGGACTTGACGGATTGGAGAATGTAATTGCTTCCTCGTCCACATCAAAGGCAAAGCTTTGTGAGAAGTTGTATCTTGCCAGACTATACTTAACCTGTGGTAGTAGATTGGAAGACGATGGGCTTATTGAAGAGGAGGTTATTGTCTCTGGGGAAGAGCAACAACAAATCAAGAAGGTGTTTGATGAGCTCTGCCCTCCGCCCAGGTTAGAATATCTTTATATCAAAGGATATTTTGGCGAACGCCCCCCTGGATGGCTGATGTCATCATCCTTTGTGCCCCTCGAGAGCTTGAGAATTATATTCATCGATGACCTAGCTTGGTGCACACAGCTTCCTGATGGCTTGTGTCATCTCCCTTATTTGGAGTTCTTTCAGATCGATCGTGCTCCAGCCATCAAGCGTGTTGGATCTGAATTCATGCTGTCCTACCATCACCACAGTCCTCACCCTTCATTTCAGAGATTGCGTGAGATGAATTTAATAGGAATGGTGCAATGGGAGGAATGGGAGTGGGAGGAGCATGTGCAAGCCTTTCCGGTCTTACGGGAACTTATGCTAAAGCACTGCAAATTGAAGTGTCTTCCTCCTGGACTTGCTTCCCAGGCAAAGGCTTTGGAAGAATTATCCATACAAAATGTCCAGGGTCTTGTCTCTCTGGAGAACTTTGCGTCGCTGGTCGAGCTGGAAGTTATTGTAAACGTTGATCTGGAGAGGGTCACCAACCTTCCCAGACTGCAGAAGCTTACCATCAGAGCCTGCCCAAAGCTGAAGGTGCTAGAGGGTGTTCCTGTACTCCAGAGGCTCAAGCTGGTTGATCTAGAGATGGAGACAATCCCAGAATACATGGGAGGTATAAACCCAAGGCATTTGGAGCTATACTGCAGCCTAGCACTGCTCGCTTCCATAGCTGCAGGAAAATATGGCCCTGAGTGGGACAAGTTCAGACATGTTAAGCATGTCAAAGCGTACTCAAATGAAGGAGATAATCCAAGGAAATGGTATGTCTTGTACACAGCTACCCCCTACAACTTGGAGACAAATGTCAGCCGCTCTTTCCTGTCTAGAGGTAAATTAGCATTTCTCTTTCATCTTTGTTTGTCCTTTTATTCTGTTTATTTGACATGTTATCTTTATTTTGTACCTTTCGTTCATATATATGTTGGAATTTAAATGCATTCTGTATGTCTTCATTCCCTTTGATAACACCCATTTAGAGCAGGACAATAAAAATTGTAGTGATGTAGATATGACTAGATCATGTTGGATGGAGCCAAAAAACAGTGTCTTCAACAAAGAGGTCAATTCCCTTCAATCTATTCTGCGCCACATCTTCAAAGAAATTCACCAGTAGGGAGAGGCTGGCACCGCGTCTCTTAGTCACGTTTGTAGCTAATCCACGGTAGTTTGAACGTGGTTGCGTTGTACGTGTCTTTTGTCAGATTCTTTGTTTAatcctttctttttctttctctaaTGTATACATGCAGCCCTTCTTCATTTTCTGGTAAAAGAAGAATATATGACTAATTTTTTCTCCAAGGACAGTACACAATCAACTTTTTATCCTTTTGTAATGGCTACATGTTGACCAATACTACTTTCTGATTTTTTTTGCGGTGACTACTTTCTGATTTGGTTGCACTCCTTGATGCACTAAATATCTGTTATTTTCACTTGTTACCCTAGGTTAATACCGTGACAATTAAGCTCTTTCAGGTTCTAAAAAAAAGACATTAAGCTCTTGCCTTGCAAGTTATGGATTGCATAAGtactttttccttttttttctaaTGCAGGAAGCTTATCTTCTTTTGAGGATGCACAGAGATTTGAGTCCGTCTTCAAAATTACGAAGAAAACCTTTAGCTACATATGCAGCTTGGTGTACGTGCCATCACTGAAAGATATGAACAGCTATACCTTTGTTGATGGGAGGGCACTGTGTTTAGAAGATCGAGTTGCTATTGCTCTGAGAAGGTTGTACTCTACCGAGCCGCCGGAGACCTTAGAATCCTCTGTTGGTGTCAATGAGTCAATCATCTTCTTGGTAACTGAGAGTTTCGTTGATGCTATATGCGAGCAAGCAAGCCACCACTTGCGCTGGCCAGACTCCAGTGAAATGGATAAGATCAAATCAATGTTTGACAAGATCCACAATATGCAGAACTGCTGCGGCGTCATCTATACAACTCACATCCCACTTGGACCAAACTGGAGCCATGAGAAGTATGATAGCATTCTAATGCAAGTCGTCGTTGATCCAAAGATGAGGTTCTTGAACATTTGGTCTGAATTGGCAGATAGCATGACCCAGTTGAGCATTTTGCACGAGTCTGGACTCTTTGAGGAGTGTGAGAAAGGTGCTTGCCTGAATGGAAGCAAGCTGAAGACAGCATTAGATGGATCAGAAGTCAGGGAATACATAATTGGTGATGCAGGATACCCGCTTCTCCCGTGGCTACTCACACCTTACCAGGAAGTGCTCTCAGATTCCATGACGGAGTTCAATAGGAGACACTCCGCAGCTACAACCTGTGCGCTGAAGGCGCTAGCAAGGTTCAAAGACACATGGAGGTACCTGCCATGGTGGCCAGTTGATCTGAAAACTCTACCTAAGATGATCTGCGCCTGCTTGATGTTGCATAACATAGTCATAGATATGGAGGATGATGCAGCCATGCCGAGCGTTAAGGAGGGGAATTACTGCGAGGAAGTGCGCCAGTTAGAAAACGAGGATGCTGTCAGGGTGAGGGATATGCTGTCGCAACACTTCTTGACCAGCAGGTCATCTGAATCGGGAGGTGAATTAACACATCTGCTCCTACATTTTAATTTCCTTGTTTGGTTGCTCTGTCCGCTAATTTTTCATATTTATTTCCTCCCGTTGTTTCACTTGTTTAGTTGGCCCAGTGTACACAGAGGAGGATCATGAAGTAGCCGCATCAGGCTCAGGGGATGAAGACAAGGAACAAGAAGCAGAGACAAGAACATCAGAGGAAGAGAACATGAACTAAAAGAAATTCTTTCTGCCGCGTCTTCCAGCTTCATTCTAGGTACTACTGTGCATGATGTGCTTCAAGTCTTGTTCTCTTCTTGGTTTGTTCTTTCCATATAGCACTAATCCCATTGATAATCTTTAACTGATTAACTCCCTTGGATATATATTGGCAATGCGCTAAGCAAAGCGTTAGTGTCTATTAGCTGAAACTCTGCTTGGTTCGTTTATTTAATCAATAGCATGCGTGATCTGGACAATAAAGTTAGCAGCTAAACTATATATGCACGGAACGGAATTCTTTATATATGTTAAAATGTGGTGTGGGGTCGTTCATCTGATACAACAAAAACTTTGGTTTGATCAGGCAGAGGGAAGCCCTCCATCCTGCAGTCTGGAGCTTTTCAATGCACGAATTCAGAGTAGCTGTGGCAATGGAGCCTTATATTGATGCTGCAGACTGAATTGAAGTTCAATTTTTTTGGTCATCTATCTATTTGTGAAAGACAAATGTAGTCATGTAATCTGTACTCATGTGCTGAAAAAACAGCAATGTGGCCTATGTGTAGTCTCCATCAATGAGTTGGTGCAAACTGAAGAATTTTTCAAACATGATGGCAGGCAGTCCTGTATATTTACATGTCAGATGTATGTCTTGGACTTCTGATGAATCTCGTAATGGAAAAAACAACAGAAAGGCGAATCCCGAGTGTTACTTTTTCATGCAAACtcccgtggtagtagtagtaggaggaggaggaggaggaggagcagtgGCAGTAAAACAGAGTCATCTTTGTTCCCAATAGTAGTAAAACGACGATAAAGCAGTGTAGCTGCATTGAGACTATTTCTGAATTTCATCCATCAGTTGTGGATGCAAAGTTGATGAATAAATTCTTTAGTCGAGATGTGGTGTAGTTCCATCCCAGGGCTCGACGCCATGCAGTTCAGAGATTGATGGATGCATTCGCTGGTGCGTTGCGCGACAAGTTTGCTGATCTGCAGCTTCTACGCTTTGTTTGGATGTGTGCGATAGCTGGAAACGTCTTAGCCTGTTGAGGCCGACGGGTTCGTGTTATATAGAGTTGGGGCGCACCTCCCAACCATAGCGCATACATTGTTGAGATTACATAAGAGAGAGAGATATTCAAGGAAGAGATAGAACTTGGAGAGAAAGGAAAATAATCTatctctatctatctatctaacTACCTTATGCACCGGGTGCACCATAGCATGTTTAACACCCTCCCTTAATCATAGCTTCATTAAGTTGAGATTATGCTTGAATTCTTCAAAACTCCTTGTGGGCAAAGGCTTTGTAAATTCATCTGCAATCTGATCCTTTGAATGCACAAACCGAATGTCAAGTTGCTTTTGAGAAACTCTCTCTCTGACAAAATGAATGTCTATTCTCTATGTGCTTTGTTCTGGCACGGAACACAGGATTAGCAGAAAGACAAGTGGCACCGAGGTTGTCACACCACAGGCATGGAGCTTGTTTACTCTTCACCCCAAGCTCTTTCAACATAGACTGAACCCATATGATTTCAGTTGTAGCATTTGTTAATGCTTTGTACTCTGCCTCAGTACTCGACCTGGATACAGTAGTTTGTTTGCGTGCATACCATGATATTAAGTTAGGCCCAAAAAAGACTGCAAAACCACCTGTTGAGCGCCTATCATCCAGGCATCCTACCCAGTCAGAATCAGAAAAGGCACTGACAAGGGTAGAAGATGACTTGCTGAAATTTAGACCTATGTTGAGAGTATGTTTAACATATCTGACTATACGCTTGGCAGCTGTCAGGTGAACGTACATTAGTAGGTGCATGCAAAAACTGGCAGACTTTGTTGACAGCAAAAGATAGATCAGGCCTGGTAAGAGTTAGATACTGAAGAGCTCCTACGATGCTTCTATATTTTGTGCTATCTTCCTGACTCAAAGGTTTACCTTCTGCAAGAGCTGGATAATGGAGTGAGTGAGGGTTTACAACCTTGCAATCCTGCCCTTTTAACCAGATCAGTTGCATATTTTGCTTGAGAGAGATGAAGTCCATTCTGATGCTTCTTTACCTCAATCCCAAGAAAGAAGTgcaagtctccaagatcctttaaCGCAAACTCTGCACTCAAGTCTTTTAAGAGACCTTTGATTGCTTCGTCAGATGAGCTGGCcacaataatatcatcaacatagatgAGAACAAATATGCATGTATTGGATCTgttataaataaataatgatgtGTCTGATTTAGAAGGAACAAATCCAAGTTTTTGCATCTTGTGACAGAGACGAGAGTACCACGCCCTTGGAGCTTGTTTTAATCCATATAGAGCTTTATCAAGCTTGCACACATAAGAGGGAGCATTCTTACTTTCAAACCCAGGAGGTTGTTTCATGTACACATCCTCTTCCGGAACACCATGAAGAAACGCATTCTGTACATCAAGCTGCCTGAGACTCCAACCTCTGGAAACAACAATAGACAAGACAAGACGAATAGTGGCAGCTTTTACCACAGGACTAAAAGTATCCTCATAATCTATGCCATATCGCTGTTTGAAGCCTTTTGCAACGAGCCTGGCCTTATAGCGATCAATGGTTCCATCAGATCTCCTCTTAATTCTGAAAACCCACTTGCAATCAATAAAATTTTTATCTTGCTGTGGGGGAACCAGGTGCcatgttttgtttttctttagtGCCATGTACTCCTCATTCATTGCCTTCTTCCACTTATCATCACAAAGTGCTGCATTAAGGGTTTTGGGCTCATCTGGTTCTCCTGTGGAACAGACCAAACCATACTTAGTTATATGTTTGTAATTTATGGGTTGAGTTACCCCTTGTTGCAGCCGTGTACATCGCGATGGTGGAGCAGCAGAATCCGTAGCCGCAGAGGATCCAGGGAGCTGCACAGGATCATCAGCTGCAGCTGCAACTGATCCCGAGGAGGATCCTGTCGCGGCAGCAGTTTTGGCGCCCACAGGGTTGGCCGGATCTTCTGTGGCCAACGGCTGAAGCGCCGCGTCTACGGTTGGTGCAGAGAATCCCGAGCCTCGCGCCTCTGCACGCGCGCTGGTCGGCCAACCGCTCGTGGGGGACCCGCTGCGTCCGCGTCCTCCCTGGCGCGTGCCGAGTCCCGCCGCTTGTACGTGACCGGTTGGGCACCGTACCGCGCGCCACTCGGAGGAGCCCGCGTGTCAGGCGCAGAGACGTCGCGGCGTGCCGGCGCAGAAGCGCGTGCGCCTGCGCCTGCGCCTGTCGCCTCTGCAGTGGCTGATCCCGAGGGGGATCCAACCTCCTGCGCCGTTAGCGATCCCGAGGCGGATCCGATCGCCTGCGTCGCTGCCGATCCCGAGGCGGATCTGTCTCCTGCCACGGGACACATGGGATATAGCCCAAAATTTTCACTGTTTGCTTCGTTTTCTTCGTAGTTTTCTCCTGTTTCATCGACACAAGACTCATGCATGCCATTAGATGAGTTAGTCAACAAATGATCATCAACATTTGGTCCCCCTTGATCAAAGCTAGTGAGATGAGGTGGCAAGAGAAGAATTTCTTCTCGAAGAAGTGCGCCGGCATTAGGGTGAAGATCAGCGAAAGGAAATTTAGTTTCATCAAAGACTACATCACGGGATATGTAAACAAGTCCCGTGGAGACATCCAGGCACTTGACCCCCTTATGCTGAGCACTATAGCCAAGGAACACACACTGTTTTGATCGGAACATGAGTTTTCGATTATTGTAGGGACGTAGGTTTGGCCAACAAGCACACCCAAAGACACGAAGAGACTTATAGTCTGGTTTGGTGTGAAGAAGCCTTTCTACCAGAGTTTCAAGATTAATGACACGACTAGGTAGCATGTTTATGGTATGAACGGCAATGAGAAACGCTTCATCCCAAAATGTAAGAGGCATGGAGGCGCCTGCCAAAAGAGCAAGGCCAACTTCAACAATGTGCCGATGCTTTCGTTTAGCTGACCCATTTTGCTGGTGAGCATGAGGGCATGACACGTGGTGTGAGATACCAAGTGTCTGGAAGAAGGAGTTCAACTTTTCGTACTCCCCTCCCCAGTCGGATTGGACAGCAATGATTTTGCTGTCAAACTTTCGTTCAACGAGAGCTTGAAAGTTTTTGAAAACTTAAAACACATCAGATCGTTTCTTTAAGAGATATATCCAAGAGAATTTACTATAGTCATCGATAAAGCTGACATAATAGTTGTGTCTACCAACAAAACTGGGAGCAGGGCCCCAAACGTCAGAAAAAATCAACTGTAATGGTTTGGTAGAAATACCGGTACAAATTGGGTAAGGCAACTGATGACTTTTAGCTCTCTGACATGAATCACAAATTGTTTCATTATGACGCTCACCAACAAACGGGAGCTTATTTTTCCTAAGCAACCTTGCAACTAAAGAAAAAGAAGCATGTCCTAAATGATCATGCCAACGTGTGGATGAAACCTTGATGGCACAACAAGCTTGTTTattttgtcttcgaaactccggAATCAACGGATAGAGGCCGCCAACGCATCTACCTCGATAGAGAATTGTCCTCGTTGCCTGATCCTTGATCAAAAAGAAGTAAGGGTGAAATTCGAGAAAGACATGATTGTCAAGGGCAATTCTATGGACAGAAAGAAGACTTTTGTTGGCACTAGGAACATGCAAAAAAATTCTAAGATGAATGTTGCGATTAGGGGTACGAAATATTGAGTGACCAAAGTGACGTATACTCATACCTTCTCCGCTGGCAGTGTGGATTTGATCCTTGCCGCGGTATTTCTCCTTCATGG
The sequence above is a segment of the Aegilops tauschii subsp. strangulata cultivar AL8/78 chromosome 6, Aet v6.0, whole genome shotgun sequence genome. Coding sequences within it:
- the LOC109781041 gene encoding putative disease resistance protein RGA3, with protein sequence MAMVLDAFASYVHNMLTEMASEELQMLLGVGGEIDKMDIKLRDLKNFLTDVDKRNITDKSVQEMVAQLKRALYEAADILDLCKLKAIERGPSTVDVGCFNPLLFCMRNPFHAHDIGTRIKALNKRLNTIKERSAAFSFINLGSYEDHGCKVHGFHSRNTSRETAGELNRLGIVGENIEEDTRELVEIMLTEKEGNTNIMVVAIVGVGGIGKTTLAQKIFNDKTIKAEFDKTIWLSINQDFDKVELLRTIITLAGGVHGGEKAVAVLQPILTTTLTEKKLFLVLDDMWSHRAWGDVLETPLANTVAQGSRVLVTTRAESVAKGMKAVLHHHVKKLEEEDAWSLLKKQIVSSETDEREVDMLKKIGLQIVAKCDGLPLAIKVMGGLLCQKDTNDCAWKMVLDDSVWSVSEMPEELNHAVYLSYEDLHSCIKQCFLYYSLLPKTALFYSENIIGMWISEGFVHGTSEDLEELGKKYYKELILRNLIEPDTQYVNRSVCNMHDVVRSFAQFAARDEALAAGDTNVVNKFREDKFLRLSIESKSSEDGLDWSSIEAQNTLRTLISVGHINMKPGDSLVNFPCLRTLHIDSAHAALVESLHELKHLRYLSLEKTDISSLPDSIGKMKFLQYISLRGCRQFVKLPHSILKLGQLRYLNFIETSINGIPRGFSALTNLRVLRGFPARMDGDWCSLEELGPLSRLKDLGLDGLENVIASSSTSKAKLCEKLYLARLYLTCGSRLEDDGLIEEEVIVSGEEQQQIKKVFDELCPPPRLEYLYIKGYFGERPPGWLMSSSFVPLESLRIIFIDDLAWCTQLPDGLCHLPYLEFFQIDRAPAIKRVGSEFMLSYHHHSPHPSFQRLREMNLIGMVQWEEWEWEEHVQAFPVLRELMLKHCKLKCLPPGLASQAKALEELSIQNVQGLVSLENFASLVELEVIVNVDLERVTNLPRLQKLTIRACPKLKVLEGVPVLQRLKLVDLEMETIPEYMGGINPRHLELYCSLALLASIAAGKYGPEWDKFRHVKHVKAYSNEGDNPRKWYVLYTATPYNLETNVSRSFLSRGSLSSFEDAQRFESVFKITKKTFSYICSLVYVPSLKDMNSYTFVDGRALCLEDRVAIALRRLYSTEPPETLESSVGVNESIIFLVTESFVDAICEQASHHLRWPDSSEMDKIKSMFDKIHNMQNCCGVIYTTHIPLGPNWSHEKYDSILMQVVVDPKMRFLNIWSELADSMTQLSILHESGLFEECEKGACLNGSKLKTALDGSEVREYIIGDAGYPLLPWLLTPYQEVLSDSMTEFNRRHSAATTCALKALARFKDTWRYLPWWPVDLKTLPKMICACLMLHNIVIDMEDDAAMPSVKEGNYCEEVRQLENEDAVRVRDMLSQHFLTSRSSESGVGPVYTEEDHEVAASGSGDEDKEQEAETRTSEEENMN